A window of the Phycicoccus sp. M110.8 genome harbors these coding sequences:
- a CDS encoding ROK family transcriptional regulator, protein MTPEKPSLDLLRRLTDSHVVGAVVDHGRLTRAELAVTTGLSKPTVADSVRRLESAGVLADTGERSGGPGRAGLYYDLAHGTGTALAVAIAPEGVVAEVLDVRGAVVSRATAQVRRPARPATASRALERAVRSAVEEAGAAGTGPVRLSVVSAADPVDRATGRLVHLPDAPFLVGALDPAAVLSGLVDGPVVVGNDVNWSALAELAARAPRVPGAAADAPTGPEAAPADFAYLYLGEGLGCAVVADGRVLEGAHGLAGEVAHVVVTGARGRATAFTEVFAELGLRRHEGGTAIDVARLLEAVHGGGTGGDRTLRTLAAAVTDVVTALVALTDPREVVLGGPWGGDRSVVDAVLEHVRGAKRPVVVSPATVPDAALAGARSRAVASLRSHLVDRGAGRATP, encoded by the coding sequence ATGACTCCCGAGAAGCCGTCGCTGGACCTCCTGCGCCGGCTCACCGACAGCCACGTCGTCGGCGCCGTCGTCGACCACGGACGGCTGACCCGGGCGGAGCTGGCGGTCACCACGGGCCTGTCGAAGCCGACGGTGGCCGACAGCGTGCGGCGGCTGGAGTCGGCCGGGGTCCTCGCCGACACCGGCGAGCGCAGCGGCGGCCCCGGGCGCGCCGGGCTCTACTACGACCTGGCCCACGGGACCGGCACGGCGCTCGCGGTCGCCATCGCACCCGAGGGTGTCGTCGCGGAGGTGCTCGACGTCCGGGGCGCGGTCGTCTCGCGGGCCACGGCACAGGTGCGCCGGCCCGCCCGGCCGGCGACGGCCTCGCGCGCGCTCGAGCGGGCGGTCCGCTCCGCCGTGGAGGAGGCCGGGGCGGCCGGGACCGGGCCCGTGCGGCTGTCGGTGGTCAGCGCCGCGGACCCGGTGGACCGGGCGACGGGCCGGCTCGTGCACCTGCCGGACGCCCCCTTCCTCGTGGGCGCGCTCGACCCCGCCGCGGTGCTGTCGGGCCTCGTCGACGGACCGGTCGTGGTGGGCAACGACGTCAACTGGTCCGCCCTGGCCGAGCTCGCCGCGCGGGCGCCTCGCGTCCCTGGCGCTGCAGCCGACGCCCCGACCGGCCCGGAGGCGGCACCTGCGGACTTCGCCTACCTGTACCTCGGCGAGGGGCTGGGGTGCGCCGTGGTCGCGGACGGGCGGGTGCTGGAGGGCGCGCACGGCCTGGCAGGCGAGGTGGCGCACGTGGTCGTCACCGGTGCTCGGGGGCGCGCGACGGCATTCACCGAGGTGTTCGCCGAGCTGGGGCTGCGGCGGCACGAGGGAGGCACCGCGATCGACGTGGCCCGGTTGCTGGAGGCGGTGCACGGAGGCGGCACAGGCGGCGACCGGACGCTGCGCACCCTCGCAGCGGCGGTCACGGACGTCGTGACGGCCCTCGTCGCCCTCACCGATCCTCGGGAGGTCGTCCTCGGTGGCCCCTGGGGTGGCGACCGGTCCGTCGTGGACGCGGTGCTGGAGCACGTCCGGGGCGCCAAGCGCCCGGTCGTCGTCAGCCCCGCGACCGTGCCGGATGCCGCGCTCGCCGGTGCCCGGTCACGGGCCGTGGCGTCCCTGCGGAGCCACCTCGTGGACCGCGGGGCGGGGCGGGCCACCCCCTGA
- a CDS encoding alpha/beta hydrolase-fold protein encodes MSGRLAVNRLRDRLPVGPAAVDRFVARHGAPIVEGERVTFLFRGEADEVRVRHRVVGLTDPLPMRLLPGTDLWAVTTELPSGSRVEYQLETRRGEHYETFNDPLNPRVAHSPVGSSSVCAATGYEVPDWVHHDPEARQGEIVEDTLRSKALRREQPVKLYLPARYTTAQRYPLLVVHDGTDYLDYAAMKTVLDNLIHRLDVAPLVAAFVPPRDRLKEYPNHAPHARFVARELLPTLAERLPLVDDPAGRCLMGSSFGGIASLSTAVRYPGVFGSLFLQSASLVFTDIGTDHGGGPPFDPVVKFVNRYRAKPTAPVERIFMSCGTYEPLITPNRSMVQVFRAAGMDVKYVEARDGHNWEDWRDRLRDGLSWLFPGPQKFVYE; translated from the coding sequence GTGAGCGGGCGGCTGGCGGTCAACCGGCTGCGCGACCGCCTGCCCGTGGGGCCGGCGGCGGTGGACCGGTTCGTCGCCCGGCACGGCGCGCCGATCGTCGAGGGGGAGCGCGTCACGTTCCTCTTCCGGGGCGAGGCCGACGAGGTGCGGGTCCGGCACCGGGTCGTCGGCCTGACCGACCCGCTGCCCATGCGGCTGCTGCCCGGCACGGACCTGTGGGCCGTCACGACCGAGCTGCCGAGCGGGTCGCGGGTCGAGTACCAGCTCGAGACCCGCCGCGGCGAGCACTACGAGACGTTCAACGACCCGCTCAACCCTCGGGTCGCGCACTCGCCCGTCGGGTCGAGCTCGGTCTGCGCTGCGACCGGCTACGAGGTGCCCGACTGGGTGCACCACGACCCCGAGGCGCGGCAGGGGGAGATCGTCGAGGACACGTTGCGCTCCAAGGCGTTGCGGCGCGAGCAGCCGGTCAAGCTGTACCTGCCCGCCCGGTACACGACGGCCCAGCGGTACCCGCTCCTCGTCGTCCACGACGGCACCGACTACCTCGACTACGCGGCGATGAAGACCGTGCTCGACAACCTCATCCACCGGCTCGACGTGGCCCCGCTGGTCGCGGCGTTCGTCCCGCCGCGCGACCGGCTGAAGGAGTACCCCAACCACGCCCCGCACGCCCGGTTCGTCGCGCGGGAGCTGCTGCCGACCCTGGCCGAGCGCCTGCCGCTGGTCGACGACCCGGCCGGCCGGTGCCTCATGGGCAGCAGCTTCGGCGGGATCGCGTCGCTGTCGACGGCTGTGCGGTACCCGGGGGTGTTCGGGTCGCTGTTCCTGCAGTCGGCCTCGCTCGTCTTCACCGACATCGGGACGGACCACGGTGGTGGGCCCCCGTTCGACCCGGTGGTGAAGTTCGTGAACCGCTACCGCGCCAAGCCGACGGCACCGGTCGAGCGGATCTTCATGTCGTGCGGCACCTACGAGCCGCTCATCACGCCCAACCGGTCGATGGTGCAGGTGTTCCGCGCCGCCGGCATGGACGTGAAGTACGTCGAGGCGCGAGACGGCCACAACTGGGAGGACTGGCGCGACCGCCTGCGCGACGGCCTCTCGTGGCTGTTCCCCGGTCCCCAGAAGTTCGTCTACGAGTGA
- a CDS encoding DUF1479 domain-containing protein gives MTSPAFTTTRPELPHWETVPADLSGAIREVKVALRARIEASGRTVDEVFGVVERLVADRVAEISAARERGEQVWPVIDYADIEAGTVTPEQVALLKRRGCLVVRGHFPREQALQWDRDIVDYVEGNGFFEAYRGPGDDFFGSVGSKPEIYPIYWSSAQMQARQSERMAAVQGFLNSQWVSESDGVRWFDPHRDSLYPDRIRRRPEGAGSAGLGTHLDPGTLDLWMTQAYQQAFRHLFDGTVEQYDPWDASHRTDGPQYPGSTMCSVFRTFQGWTALSDMDHDQGVLHTVPIPEAMAYLMLRPLLDDVPDDEMCGVTVNQVFPADWKWHSLLMEGLAGIPDVRAGDSVWWHCDMVHSVAPVQDQKGWGNVMYIPAAPWCPRNERYAESVREAFLTGSSPSDFPEEHYEREWPDRFHLEDLNEIGRRGLGLE, from the coding sequence ATGACCTCGCCGGCGTTCACCACCACCCGCCCCGAGCTCCCGCACTGGGAGACCGTCCCCGCCGACCTGTCCGGCGCCATCCGCGAGGTCAAGGTCGCGCTGCGCGCCCGGATCGAGGCCTCGGGCCGGACCGTCGACGAGGTCTTCGGAGTCGTCGAGCGGCTGGTCGCCGACCGGGTCGCCGAGATCTCCGCGGCCAGGGAGCGCGGCGAGCAGGTCTGGCCGGTGATCGACTACGCCGACATCGAGGCCGGCACCGTCACCCCCGAGCAGGTGGCCCTGCTCAAGCGACGCGGCTGCCTCGTCGTGCGCGGCCACTTCCCCCGCGAGCAGGCCCTGCAGTGGGACCGCGACATCGTCGACTACGTCGAGGGCAACGGCTTCTTCGAGGCCTACCGCGGCCCCGGCGACGACTTCTTCGGCAGCGTCGGCTCCAAGCCCGAGATCTACCCGATCTACTGGTCGAGCGCGCAGATGCAGGCCCGCCAGAGCGAGCGGATGGCGGCCGTGCAGGGCTTCCTCAACTCCCAGTGGGTGTCGGAGTCCGACGGCGTCCGGTGGTTCGACCCGCACCGCGACTCGCTCTACCCCGACCGCATCCGCCGCCGCCCCGAGGGCGCGGGCTCCGCGGGCCTCGGCACCCACCTCGACCCAGGCACGCTCGACCTGTGGATGACCCAGGCCTACCAGCAGGCCTTCCGCCACCTCTTCGACGGCACCGTCGAGCAGTACGACCCCTGGGACGCCAGCCACCGCACCGACGGCCCGCAGTACCCCGGCTCCACGATGTGCTCGGTCTTCCGCACCTTCCAGGGCTGGACGGCGCTGTCCGACATGGACCACGACCAGGGCGTCCTGCACACCGTCCCGATCCCCGAGGCGATGGCATACCTCATGCTCCGCCCCCTGCTCGACGACGTGCCGGACGACGAGATGTGCGGCGTCACCGTCAACCAGGTGTTCCCCGCCGACTGGAAGTGGCACTCGCTGCTCATGGAGGGCCTCGCCGGCATCCCCGACGTCAGGGCCGGCGACTCGGTCTGGTGGCACTGCGACATGGTCCACAGCGTCGCGCCCGTCCAGGACCAGAAGGGCTGGGGCAACGTGATGTACATCCCCGCCGCCCCGTGGTGCCCACGCAACGAGCGGTATGCCGAGAGCGTCCGCGAGGCGTTCCTCACCGGCTCCAGCCCGAGCGACTTCCCCGAGGAGCACTACGAGCGCGAGTGGCCGGACCGTTTCCACCTCGAGGACCTCAACGAGATCGGCCGCCGCGGCTTGGGCCTGGAGTGA
- a CDS encoding isochorismate synthase — MSSLPSPTGAPSAQPTPVVARTVALDDPGALLSLLPDLGDPRALTSWVRRGEGLVGWGRALEFTAHGEDRFAACERWWRQVVDTAVVRDDVRVPGTGPVTFGSISYAAGSPAGATLVVPEVVVGARDGRWWVTTIGTAAELPAPVAPTPQPEPAEPVGVTFADGSLSPARWAVAVDEAVRRITAGELDKVVLARDLRVQATEPVDARWLLQRLGERYDTTWVFAVDGLVGASPEMLVRLERGLVTSRVLAGTIRRTGDDEHDLALAGSLARSSKDLEEHEYAVRSVADALRPHCSSMNVPESPFVLHLSNVMHLATDVAGVLADGSTSLVLAASLHPSAAVCGTPSDRADAVITELEHMDRGRYAGPVGWMDSSGDGEWAIALRSGAYEPGSTTSMRLFAGCGIVAGSDPDAEVAESDAKLVPMRDALTGR; from the coding sequence ATGAGCAGCCTGCCCTCGCCCACCGGCGCGCCGAGCGCCCAGCCCACCCCGGTCGTGGCGCGCACCGTCGCACTGGACGACCCGGGCGCCCTGCTCTCGCTGCTCCCCGACCTCGGCGACCCGCGTGCGCTCACCAGCTGGGTGCGCCGCGGCGAGGGCCTCGTCGGCTGGGGCCGCGCCCTGGAGTTCACCGCCCACGGCGAGGACCGGTTCGCGGCGTGCGAGCGCTGGTGGCGCCAGGTGGTCGACACCGCCGTGGTCCGCGACGACGTCCGGGTGCCGGGCACCGGGCCGGTCACCTTCGGCTCCATCTCGTATGCCGCGGGCTCACCCGCCGGCGCGACCCTGGTCGTGCCCGAGGTGGTCGTGGGCGCGCGCGACGGGCGCTGGTGGGTGACGACAATCGGGACCGCTGCCGAGCTGCCGGCGCCGGTCGCGCCCACGCCCCAGCCCGAGCCGGCCGAGCCGGTGGGGGTCACCTTCGCCGACGGGTCGCTCTCGCCCGCCCGGTGGGCGGTCGCCGTCGACGAGGCGGTCCGCCGCATCACCGCGGGCGAGCTCGACAAGGTCGTCCTGGCGCGTGACCTGCGGGTGCAGGCGACCGAGCCGGTCGACGCGCGCTGGCTGCTGCAGCGGCTGGGCGAGCGCTACGACACGACGTGGGTCTTCGCGGTCGACGGGCTGGTCGGCGCGTCCCCGGAGATGCTGGTCCGGCTCGAGCGCGGGCTCGTGACCTCGCGGGTCCTGGCCGGCACGATCCGGCGCACCGGCGACGACGAGCACGACCTGGCGCTGGCGGGTTCACTGGCCCGGTCGAGCAAGGACCTCGAGGAGCACGAGTACGCCGTGCGCTCGGTGGCCGACGCCCTGCGCCCGCACTGCTCGTCGATGAACGTGCCCGAGTCGCCGTTCGTCCTGCACCTGTCCAACGTCATGCACCTGGCCACCGACGTGGCGGGGGTGCTGGCCGACGGCTCGACGTCGTTGGTGCTGGCGGCCTCGCTGCACCCGTCGGCCGCGGTCTGCGGGACGCCCTCGGACCGCGCCGACGCCGTCATCACCGAGCTCGAGCACATGGACCGCGGCCGCTACGCGGGGCCCGTGGGCTGGATGGACTCCAGCGGCGACGGCGAGTGGGCGATCGCGCTGCGCAGCGGCGCCTACGAGCCGGGGTCCACCACGTCGATGCGGCTGTTCGCGGGGTGCGGCATCGTCGCCGGCTCGGACCCCGACGCCGAGGTCGCCGAGTCGGACGCCAAGCTCGTCCCGATGCGCGACGCCCTCACCGGCCGCTAG
- a CDS encoding M20/M25/M40 family metallo-hydrolase produces the protein MSGDLAGRLAAAVEAGMPRVRGDLARLVGCRSVANAAIEPVEECRRAASLVAELLRDVGLDGVEALPAPDGSQAVVGRTAGPAGAARVLLYSHHDVVPVGDPGAWTVPPWELTERDGRWYGRGSADCKGNLMASVLALRALREVLGSWPVEVAVVCEGSEEQSSGGMEALARQSPELVDCDALLIADTGNVERGLPTLTTSLRGTGSVLVTVRTMAHAAHSGMFGGAAPDALQALVATLATLRDATGETTIDGLDRSGTWDGNPFEEDRFRQDTALLDGVDPLRGDGTVADLLWARPAATVIALDATPVAQVTAAVHAEARAVVNLRVPPEVDAARAQQLLVEHLVRHTPYGAHVEARPVSLGQGFRARTDGPAYAAMGRAMRTAFGRDVVTTGQGGSIPLATAFAELVPHAEILLLGVEEPASRIHAVDESVDPGELQGTALAQALFLADLGGLLGGEGDGG, from the coding sequence GTGAGCGGGGACCTCGCCGGGCGGCTGGCCGCGGCCGTGGAGGCCGGTATGCCGCGGGTTCGCGGCGACCTCGCGCGGCTCGTCGGGTGCCGGTCGGTCGCCAACGCGGCGATCGAGCCGGTGGAGGAGTGCCGGCGCGCGGCGTCGCTGGTCGCGGAGCTGCTGCGCGACGTCGGGCTGGACGGAGTGGAGGCGCTGCCGGCGCCTGACGGGTCACAGGCCGTCGTGGGCCGCACTGCCGGACCGGCCGGCGCCGCTCGCGTCCTGCTGTACTCCCACCACGACGTCGTCCCGGTCGGGGACCCCGGTGCCTGGACGGTGCCGCCGTGGGAGCTGACCGAGCGTGACGGGCGTTGGTACGGCAGGGGATCCGCCGACTGCAAGGGCAACCTCATGGCCTCCGTCCTGGCCCTGCGGGCGCTGCGCGAGGTGCTGGGGTCGTGGCCGGTCGAGGTCGCGGTCGTGTGCGAGGGCTCGGAGGAGCAGTCGAGCGGCGGCATGGAGGCGCTCGCGCGGCAGTCGCCCGAGCTCGTCGACTGCGACGCCCTCCTCATCGCCGACACGGGCAACGTCGAGCGGGGGCTGCCCACGCTGACCACGTCGCTGCGTGGCACGGGCAGCGTGCTGGTGACCGTCCGCACCATGGCGCACGCCGCGCACTCGGGGATGTTCGGCGGCGCCGCGCCCGACGCGCTGCAGGCCCTCGTCGCGACGCTGGCGACCCTGCGTGACGCCACCGGCGAGACCACCATCGACGGCCTCGACCGCTCGGGGACGTGGGACGGCAACCCGTTCGAGGAGGACAGGTTCCGCCAGGACACTGCCCTGCTGGACGGCGTCGACCCGCTTCGGGGCGACGGCACGGTCGCCGACCTCCTGTGGGCGCGACCGGCCGCCACGGTGATCGCCCTCGACGCCACGCCGGTCGCACAGGTCACCGCGGCGGTGCACGCCGAGGCGCGTGCGGTGGTGAACCTGCGCGTGCCACCGGAGGTCGACGCCGCCCGTGCCCAGCAGCTCCTGGTCGAGCACCTGGTCCGGCACACCCCCTACGGCGCCCACGTCGAGGCCAGGCCGGTTTCGCTGGGACAGGGCTTCCGCGCCCGCACCGACGGCCCGGCATACGCGGCCATGGGGCGGGCGATGCGCACGGCGTTCGGGCGCGACGTGGTCACCACGGGCCAGGGCGGCTCGATCCCGCTCGCCACGGCGTTCGCCGAGCTGGTGCCGCACGCCGAGATCCTCCTGCTCGGGGTCGAGGAGCCGGCCTCCCGCATCCACGCCGTCGACGAGTCGGTCGACCCGGGAGAGCTGCAGGGCACGGCCCTGGCGCAGGCGCTCTTCCTCGCCGACCTCGGAGGCCTGCTCGGCGGGGAGGGGGACGGCGGATGA
- a CDS encoding VOC family protein: MRVRWVWAFLDLPEPGFEESVEFWRAVTRTRVSTRRGDEGQFATLLPQQGDPWVKVQRVGGPGGIHVDLDVEGPLEQARDEAVAVGATVLREDLEDGVLGVVVCRSPGGFVFCLTRWRPEERGEGQVRAGQDSLLDQVCLDIPPSRYAAEAAFWSALTGWAVQGVDSPEFERLEWPGGMPVRFLLQRLDSDEGPVRGHVDLACLDREAEAARHVELGAERVGPGDGWVVMRSPVGHAYCCTGRHPVTGGAPPGPVRG, encoded by the coding sequence ATGAGGGTGCGCTGGGTGTGGGCGTTCCTCGACCTGCCGGAGCCGGGGTTCGAGGAGTCGGTCGAGTTCTGGCGGGCCGTGACGCGGACCCGCGTCTCCACGCGCCGGGGGGACGAGGGCCAGTTCGCCACGCTCCTGCCGCAGCAGGGGGACCCGTGGGTCAAGGTGCAGCGGGTCGGCGGCCCGGGCGGCATCCACGTCGACCTCGACGTCGAGGGCCCCCTGGAGCAGGCGCGCGACGAGGCTGTCGCGGTGGGGGCGACGGTGCTGCGCGAGGACCTTGAGGACGGCGTGCTGGGCGTCGTCGTGTGCCGGTCGCCGGGCGGCTTCGTCTTCTGCCTCACCCGGTGGCGGCCCGAGGAGCGCGGAGAGGGGCAGGTGCGAGCCGGGCAGGACAGCCTGCTCGACCAGGTGTGCCTCGACATCCCACCGAGCCGGTATGCCGCGGAGGCCGCGTTCTGGTCGGCCCTCACCGGGTGGGCGGTGCAGGGCGTGGACTCGCCGGAGTTCGAGCGGCTGGAGTGGCCGGGCGGGATGCCGGTCCGGTTCCTGCTGCAGCGGCTCGACTCCGACGAGGGACCGGTGCGCGGCCACGTCGACCTCGCCTGCCTCGACCGCGAGGCCGAGGCGGCCCGTCACGTCGAGCTCGGCGCCGAGCGCGTCGGCCCCGGCGACGGGTGGGTCGTCATGCGGTCGCCCGTCGGACACGCGTACTGCTGCACCGGTCGCCACCCGGTGACGGGAGGTGCGCCGCCCGGCCCCGTCCGCGGTTAG
- a CDS encoding esterase family protein: MKVTERWHSDRMDRDITLVRWGHYGTPVLLLPTAGGDAEEVERNQLVGHLWPMVEAGRVKVYSCDSAAGQAMMRREGSTDHRRWLFDAYQRAVAEEVVPAIHADSSASPVVVAGASIGAFNSLALLCRFPHLFGAAVCMSGTYSIERFIGGGFTDDFYYASPLHFLPGLEGPQLDTLRSRFVVLATGSGRWEDPGGAWEVAGVLGDKRVPNRVDDWGPSYDHDWPTWWEMLPLYLDDLVP, encoded by the coding sequence GTGAAGGTGACCGAGCGCTGGCACTCGGACCGCATGGACCGCGACATCACGCTGGTCCGCTGGGGCCACTACGGCACGCCCGTCCTGCTCCTGCCGACGGCGGGTGGCGACGCCGAGGAGGTCGAGCGCAACCAGCTCGTCGGCCACCTGTGGCCGATGGTCGAGGCCGGCCGGGTCAAGGTCTACTCGTGCGACAGTGCGGCGGGGCAGGCGATGATGCGCCGCGAGGGCTCGACCGACCACCGTCGCTGGCTGTTCGACGCCTACCAGCGCGCGGTGGCGGAGGAGGTCGTGCCGGCGATCCACGCCGACTCCTCCGCGTCGCCCGTCGTCGTCGCCGGAGCCTCGATCGGCGCATTCAACTCCCTCGCCCTGCTGTGCCGCTTCCCCCACCTGTTCGGTGCTGCCGTCTGCATGAGCGGGACGTACTCGATCGAGCGGTTCATCGGTGGCGGCTTCACCGACGACTTCTACTACGCCTCGCCGCTGCACTTCCTGCCCGGGCTCGAGGGACCCCAGCTCGACACCCTGCGCAGCCGGTTCGTCGTGCTGGCAACGGGATCCGGCCGGTGGGAGGACCCCGGCGGCGCGTGGGAGGTGGCCGGGGTGCTGGGCGACAAGCGTGTGCCCAACCGGGTCGACGACTGGGGCCCGTCCTACGACCACGACTGGCCGACGTGGTGGGAGATGCTGCCGCTCTACCTCGACGACCTGGTCCCGTGA
- a CDS encoding demethylmenaquinone methyltransferase, which yields MTRASLDKDPRDVAAMFDDVAGKYDLTNDVLSLGQDRLWRRAVLKAVAAQPGETVLDIAAGTGTSSEPFADAGVHVVPADFSLGMLRVGNQRRPDLGFTAADAMRLPFADDSFDAVTMSFGLRNVASVETALAEFLRVTRPGGRLVVCEFSHPTNGAFRKVYTEYLMRSLPPIARKVSSNPESYVYLAESIQAWPAQRELAEAVRRVGWDAVEWRNLSGGIVALHRAVKPAVKPVS from the coding sequence ATGACCCGCGCCAGCCTGGACAAGGACCCCCGCGACGTCGCTGCGATGTTCGACGACGTGGCCGGCAAGTACGACCTGACCAACGACGTCCTGTCGCTCGGGCAGGACCGGCTCTGGCGGCGCGCGGTGCTCAAGGCCGTGGCGGCGCAGCCGGGGGAGACGGTGCTCGACATCGCAGCCGGCACGGGCACGAGCAGCGAACCGTTCGCCGACGCCGGGGTGCACGTGGTGCCGGCCGACTTCTCCCTCGGGATGCTGCGGGTCGGCAACCAGCGCCGGCCCGACCTGGGCTTCACGGCCGCGGACGCGATGCGGCTGCCGTTCGCGGACGACAGCTTCGACGCGGTGACGATGTCGTTCGGGCTGCGCAACGTCGCCTCGGTCGAGACGGCGCTCGCGGAGTTCCTGCGGGTGACCCGGCCGGGTGGGCGGCTGGTGGTGTGCGAGTTCAGCCACCCGACCAACGGGGCGTTCCGCAAGGTCTACACCGAGTACCTCATGCGCTCGCTGCCGCCGATCGCCCGCAAGGTGTCCTCGAACCCGGAGTCCTACGTCTACCTCGCCGAGTCGATCCAGGCCTGGCCCGCGCAGCGCGAGCTCGCCGAGGCGGTCCGCCGCGTCGGCTGGGACGCCGTCGAGTGGCGCAACCTGTCGGGCGGCATCGTCGCCCTGCACCGAGCGGTGAAGCCCGCGGTGAAGCCGGTCTCCTGA
- the menD gene encoding 2-succinyl-5-enolpyruvyl-6-hydroxy-3-cyclohexene-1-carboxylic-acid synthase — MNPSTALATVVVDELVRQGVRHVVLCPGSRSAPFAYAVLAAERAGRLTMHVRVDERSAGFLAVGLAKLTRVPAVVVTTSGTAVANLHPAVLEAHHGVVPLVVLSADRPVELRGTGANQTTTQPGMFADAVHWSADLAAPQAAGADEAAAEAVAWRRAAREAVAAATGAGVAGTRTAGALRGTEPGPVHLNVQLREPLVPTDEPAWPGPLEPLADPADAAPAVEEASPTAAGARPSGQLAAVDREPARTLVVVGDLPEPGQLERAVRWATSHGWPVLAEPFGPHPRDGVLPHGHLVLADPDWLDAHAPERVVTVGRLTLSRPVSALLRRPGTRVEAVGTHAWVRARPSVAVVHPAAVLDHLGDVGGASAETDWAREWRSAGERVAAALDGTGPAWPSGGAVARTVLEALPGGATLFLGSSNSVRDVDVAAGRHRGGPVTVAASRGLAGIDGCVSTASGLALAGAAPAYALMGDLTFLHDSNGLLVGPLERHPDLTVVVVNDDGGGIFTLLEPGAPELARDFERVFGTPTGTDLAALCAAHGVRHVVAGDAAELAGLVAEEPAGTTVVEVRLDRSRHRDEGARLTALAREALQSG; from the coding sequence GTGAACCCGTCCACCGCGCTGGCCACCGTCGTCGTCGACGAGCTGGTGCGGCAGGGAGTTCGGCACGTCGTGCTGTGCCCCGGGTCGCGGTCCGCCCCCTTCGCGTATGCCGTGCTCGCGGCCGAGCGCGCCGGTCGCCTCACCATGCACGTGCGGGTGGACGAGCGCTCCGCCGGGTTCCTGGCGGTCGGGCTGGCGAAGCTGACGCGGGTGCCGGCCGTGGTGGTCACGACGTCCGGGACCGCGGTGGCGAACCTGCACCCCGCCGTCCTCGAGGCGCACCACGGCGTGGTCCCGCTGGTCGTGCTGTCCGCCGACCGGCCGGTCGAGCTGCGGGGCACAGGTGCGAACCAGACCACGACCCAGCCCGGGATGTTCGCCGACGCCGTCCACTGGTCCGCCGACCTCGCCGCACCGCAGGCCGCCGGTGCCGACGAGGCCGCAGCGGAGGCGGTCGCCTGGCGAAGGGCGGCACGCGAGGCCGTGGCGGCCGCGACCGGAGCCGGTGTCGCCGGCACGCGTACTGCGGGTGCGCTGCGCGGGACGGAGCCCGGCCCGGTGCACCTCAACGTCCAGCTGCGCGAGCCGCTGGTGCCCACCGACGAACCTGCCTGGCCCGGCCCGCTGGAACCGCTCGCCGATCCGGCTGACGCCGCCCCGGCCGTCGAGGAGGCCTCGCCCACCGCTGCCGGTGCGAGGCCCTCGGGGCAACTCGCGGCAGTCGACCGTGAGCCGGCGCGCACGCTCGTGGTCGTCGGCGACCTGCCCGAGCCGGGCCAGTTGGAGCGCGCGGTCCGGTGGGCGACCAGCCACGGGTGGCCGGTCCTGGCCGAGCCCTTCGGTCCCCATCCCCGTGACGGCGTCCTGCCCCACGGCCACCTCGTCCTCGCCGACCCCGACTGGCTCGACGCGCACGCCCCCGAGCGCGTCGTCACGGTCGGCCGTCTCACCTTGTCGCGGCCGGTGTCCGCGCTGCTTCGACGGCCGGGGACCCGGGTCGAGGCCGTCGGGACGCACGCCTGGGTGCGGGCGCGTCCCTCCGTTGCCGTCGTCCATCCCGCCGCTGTGCTGGACCACCTCGGCGACGTCGGTGGTGCGTCCGCGGAGACGGACTGGGCCCGCGAGTGGCGCAGTGCGGGGGAGCGCGTCGCCGCAGCCCTCGACGGGACCGGGCCTGCCTGGCCCAGCGGCGGCGCAGTCGCCCGCACCGTGCTCGAGGCCCTGCCGGGCGGCGCCACCCTCTTCCTAGGGTCGTCGAACTCCGTCCGCGACGTCGACGTCGCCGCCGGCCGCCACCGTGGCGGTCCCGTCACCGTGGCGGCGAGCAGGGGCCTGGCCGGCATCGACGGGTGCGTCTCGACCGCGTCGGGGCTTGCCCTGGCAGGCGCCGCACCGGCATACGCGCTCATGGGCGACCTGACGTTCCTGCACGACTCCAACGGGCTGCTGGTCGGGCCGCTCGAGCGGCACCCGGACCTCACGGTCGTCGTCGTCAACGACGACGGCGGTGGCATCTTCACCCTGCTCGAACCGGGTGCGCCAGAGCTCGCCCGCGACTTCGAGCGGGTCTTCGGCACCCCCACCGGCACGGACCTCGCGGCCCTGTGCGCCGCCCACGGCGTGCGCCACGTGGTCGCCGGCGACGCAGCGGAGCTCGCCGGGCTGGTGGCCGAGGAGCCGGCCGGGACGACGGTGGTCGAGGTGCGCCTGGACCGGTCCCGCCACCGCGACGAGGGCGCCCGGCTGACCGCCCTCGCCCGCGAGGCGCTGCAGTCCGGCTAG